The DNA segment GACCGATTACGGCTTCCACTGCAGACCGAAGGTCTGCCGCAAACTGTGAGTTATATTATCTATTGGATTATCTTTATCCCCTCAACTAACGACAAGCtcaatttttttccaatttgTTTAATGTTGCCTTCCGTTTGATGGAGGTTGGGCATATGATTATCTTGAAAGTAATTCAAAGGTTTCACGCTTTTACTTAGAAAATTTCGATTTTAATCCGGTTTTAACAGACGGTTGGTATTTATCTTTTCTCGGCATAACATATGTATACGAAGCGCTTGGGTTTCTAATTATAGTGCTAGTCTTAAGGTTAAAACTGGTTGTAAATCGTCGTTGATAAACAACCGGATCAAAGCCCAGGCTTACGTGTAAGCGGCCATCAAATTTGCACGCTGTTTATATTAGACCTCTGTGTTTGACGCtgcttttactttttagaccTTGTTGAACTGTTATTACTTATTTCGCTGGGTTAAGGATCTTCTCGTGTTGTGATAATAAGGGAAATCTACAATTTTTTATTCCGGGAAGTTTTCTGAGTAATGGCAGACATCTCAGTGacaattgtttcaaaaatttgtagAGGATATCGAGGTACAAAATTATATAGGGTCAACTGATAACGGATAATATCCATTTTCCACACGAATAACAAGCTATTATACGCAGATCAAGTCATATTAAATTTGGCATTATGCGTAAGCAAATTTATCATCTGGCCGCCAGTGGTACACATAAAATAAGTTAGTAATTTCTTGAACAATGTGTGACTCAAAGAGTTTTCACAAACTTTTCACGTGAATCACCAATTTCTGTTACACACCTTTATCGTAGTCCGGACCATGCCGCTGGTATTGTTATGCAACTGCCGCTACGTTTTATCAAGGCAGCGATTTTGAGACGATTAGCGAAAGATCATATTCATACATGCGCGATAGCATATGACTACGATAGATAGTAACTATATATACGGTGTGATAAACTCGATAGCAATGTTGAAAATTGCGCGTTTCGAAAAgtgtataaaataaaacatgttctgTAGCAATATAATATTAGATTTTCTCTAACAAAACATGCTATTATTTGCatcataaaatttttggtattaTATTTTACACATAACGTTGAGTATAATTGTATTTGTCGATTATGtaattatattaatatattatCGACCGAATTAAACGATATTTTTACGTTTGTAAACAGAAGTTTCGCATGACGTAAGAAGCTGAAAATATATAGTTTATCACCCAACCTGAAACAAGTAATACAATATAGAGAAGTTGAATTTAAAACGACGACCGTTTTCCGTCTGCAAATCACAACACCACTAATATAATACAAGAATAATATCGTATAAACAATAGGAGATTATTGAGCTTAGCGTTGCACACATGacaacaattatatttttatccTATAATAGGAGTATCGCGAGTGCAGTTTATCTTTGGTAAATGTCTTGTGTGACTCATCTCCATTCAAATAGAACGAAAATTTTCTTCTGAAGTTAAAAATTGGTCCAAAAATAGAGCAAAGCTTATTTCTGGTTAACATAAGCTTGCAAAATTATCCCGCTGTCCTCTTATTACAAGTTCAAATTTCGTTAACCGCTCTGCTAACGCGGCCAGCCAAGCGGTTGGAGAACAATGATTTCCTTTTAAAGGCCAGCACCGTAGGCTGGTTAGTATGGGCGACGCAAAAGCTGCTACCGCCAGCATTCAGAGCCGTCGCGCAAAGCCTTAGTTTTTTGCTAATTTGTCATATTTCGTCAATGCTTTTGCTTGGCTTTGATGCGGCCAGTAAAGGCTTtaatacaaaattaatttgagCTTTCTTTCCAATTGGGCATTATCCACTAGTTGACAAGACAACCTGTGAGCCCATAGGCAACAAAGAAAGACGTTGGTGGTCCTTAAAGAATGAGATCAAACGGTCTTAAAAATTTGTTCTTTCATCGTAACTTTGTGTGGTTGTCACGTGCACCTCTTAATTTGGAGTTTTCGGCCGCGAGAATCTTCCGCAGTTTGCAACGAAAAGCGCGATCTTATCTTAAGCGACATTTTTGCATCGattttaacagaaaatcaTGATTCCAAGAACTGcagctttatttttttattaagctttaattattttcaagtCATGGCCTTTCGCGGTAGTTTCTGTAACATGACCTGGTACGATCCGGCGTTTGCATTGCAGCAGCTACGAATTTAAGTCAAGCATGCAGTGGGTACAAAAATGGGGCATGACCCAGTTTTCAGACAGGTAGCACTACAATGCAGCTGCAAAAACCTGCATTGCAACATCAGGGAATGTTGATAAGCACAATACAATATTTTCGGTGAACTTTCTCCAATTAAACGTCGCATTTTCGAAGATAAAAACGGTGTCTCTATAGTCTATATGAACAAACGGATTTTGCTATGTTTGTTTAATCTAAAATATATCTAACGCATTTTTAATGTGAATGCACGGAAACCGAAAATTGCTTGAAAGGAAATTACGTATAAGTGTTCACATTTAAAGACGGCGATAGCGGATGCCGCCCAATGTAATCATCAAAAATCTACAACCACGACAGGTTTGCTAAAAACCGTTTTCAAATGAGTCCCACAGCACTGGTTAAAAACACACAATTGGCAAAAACATCAGCTACTTAGAACGTGTGGatgttttttccaaaattcgtCTCCGATAATATCGGTATTTAGTGCTGTTATTGGCTTGCagagttttctttttttcgaGTCGTTGAGATCTGCATCCATTGCTTCACTGATTGGCTCTTCGTCGTCATTTCCAGATGAATTGACATCGGcctaaaataattaattagctATGTTACGTCAAAACGAACTGAAATTTTCGGCCGATGCATAGTGCACATTGCATCACATGAAGCTACTACCTAATACTACATACGAAAATGTCGACAGGCGTTATCACAAGatttaaatactgtataatCATGTACAGTCATCTCCCGGTTAAGTAACGCACCCGTTTAAGTTCGCATCCCAGATAAGTAAGCAAAAATTCTTCACAAATTCTGGGttcaactttttcaacaatttatttattttaaacagcaAGCACATTAACTGGATGTCAGGAAAAGTTAAACGTCAACTTAACAATACTTCACTGCTTAAACATGTCGTGCAAAGTCATCTGATGCATATTTTGCATTCTTTTTTGCTTGGCTTCCAACGTCACCTGTCTCAGTTTTCGCTGAAAGCATTCAAAAGTGCTTTTGAGATTATCGTAAGCACCTCCTGCTTGATCTTGTAAGGCAGGACACAGCAACTGATCCTCAACTTCAAGCACtttgttgtaaagttgttCAAAGCCATGAAAAACGATGCTGTTTTCGACAGGTGCACAATCGTTGCTTGAGCCAGCCTCATCGTCAGTGTCATCATTTTCAGTCTGCATCGTTTCCAACACCTCATTCACGTCACCCAAAATCGCCTGTGAAGCCAAAAGCTTTGGGTCTTCCTTGTCCACTTCAGCTCCTTCACCATGAAgaagaactttctgcaatccTCGACGTGCTCTGAATCGGCTAAGCCACTGCCACGACGCTTGAAAATCATCTTCTGATATCGATAATTGTTGAGcgatttgttttgcttttgcaatgACCAGTGAGGGGGGAACGGGAAGACTTGTACGGCGCATGCTATCAATCTAAAGATATCGAATATCTTCCAGCTCAGAAAACCGACCAACGGATGCTCGaaacgtttttgtctttgtCTCCTCACACATCACAGCAGAACGCTTTCGAATAACTTCCCggtttttcaaaatctttcgGATAGCAGCTTCACTCACACCATACTCTCTTGCGAGACTTCTTTTACTCGGAGCGGACGGCACACACAACTTGGCGATGACTTCCAATCTTTGGGATTCACTTAAACGCTTCCCTTTACCTGACATCATGCGAACGAGAAAACTGTACCCAACAAATTACTTGTGCTGTACTGTACACTAGCAGAAAAGAATGGCATACAAAATCACacaacagaaaactttttacGAATGAATGAACATGGGCAACGCATCGTGAATGACGTAATGAATGCAAAACTTGTGTATTGGGTACACGCATTCACACACGCGTTGGCCACGCATGCAGGGTGCAAGGCTGTACGCATACCTTCACTAGGTGGCTGCATAACTGCTAAGTACGCACCTACCACATAAGTTCGCACAAACTACTCAGGATCAAGTTGCGTACTTAACCGGGAGATAACTGCACAAGAGTTAATTTGAACGGAAAAAGTCCaatgtgacatcacaatgtaaAGACAACAAGCTTGATGGTTGGCAATTAGTTGGCAGTGATGTTATTTCCAGCAAAAAAATGACCAGGACTGTACATGGACGGGCAATGCATTTGCGTCTGTACGGTAATTATGGATGACGTACAACGCTTGCACCAACAGACAAGACCGAACTCactgaataaaatattatagAAAAATTCTTTGTAAGCTATGCTTAATGACAatacttttttgatgaaaaatcaaCTTGTATTCGGACTTGCCCTCCACTTTTAGAAAATGTGGAAACCCTAAACCGAATTTATTCTTATACATTGTTCACGCAGCAACAGATGGTGGCCAtgaaaaaagcataaaattaatgaaaacaaatttttggtaTCTATACGTAAGATCCATATACATACACCAATACATGCAAAAACGTGTGCGTTCAACTAAGTTAATTCTGCAAACCGTGCAATAACTTTACGTACGAAGAACCGATGTAACAAAATGCGAACAAGACGTCGGTTCATACGTGAGCTGTTGGACTAATATACAACAACGCATAAGGAACAAATGTAACCGTAAGAAATAGGAAGTAAAACTTTGACTGAATAGTCCCATTTTCCGACCCCTAATCTAGCGATATTATCCAACTTTGAGAGGTTGTTGGCACAATATCGAGTCACAAACATTAGCCGCCTACGCCGTGCACGATAGTTTGTGGACAAAATGATTTATTTAGGGCAGGATGCAGCAAAAATCGTGACCAAAATTGCGATTTTCGTTTCCgtataacacaaaacaatggGCCATTGACGACCTGCGTTGAGCCCAAAAAAAGACAGCTAAACACTATATGGTCGACCTTACATAACCCGTTTGCTCTGATGTGGCTCCAAATCGGCTCGTGCATCGACCAAAATCAGATTAAAGCAATTATTGGTGAAGTTTGGGATTAATTCTCAACAAACCTTTTCTCGTATTAGGACTGTTCCTTTTCGATAAAGTTGCGGCAAGTTGTTGTAGTTGATgccaaatttggaaaaaagaaTTTCGTTCTTATCCGAAGCAAGTGTGCCCTGGGCAAGAAAAAAGAACATTgtttaacatttcaaaaactttaaactggatgttttacaaaagcacagcgattaaagaaaacacaCAAAAGAACTAATATGCGTtctatttgtatttttgtaaccAACCAGCCATAACGAGAAGCACATAAATCTGATGCAATAATTCGCCGCAAGCCGATTTATTTCAACCTTATATATCCttccaaaaaaaaattcttttgaatgtgcacacaaatattttattaccaTCCGCCGCTAGCGGGTCTAGGGGAAATAAAGTCGCTATTGTTCTTTTGGGGTGATGAGAACTGTTTATGATGAAAAAATTGATACCGGTTGCAAAATGCAAACATGTTGCATCGTTTACATCCCGTTAATGGCATACACCAATGTATTTGTTCTCGACGACATGCTACGTACATATCAGATGCAGATAATACGACCCTTTATGCAAATTTAcgaaataaaacgaaaatcgTCACGCATAGACCAAGAATAATTACATACAAATACCGGAGTGTCAATAACCACGAGTAATAGTTTTTAAGAGTTATATGCACACCGAATTCGTCTTGACTGCCAAACCATTCTACAACCTTCGCGATTATTTGGCATCATCTAGCGACAACCAAACCACCGTTATTTATCGACGCAGCAATGCAAACAGATACCGATAGGTGCAAAAACGAAAAACTCGACATACTTTTAATTCATCTTGTGCAGTGAAAGGCGTCATTCCGGAATGAACCAACGACCAAAAGCAAGTATTGTAAAGATTGTTGATGTGACCTGTAGGCAATAATCAGATGTTCAACAAATTGAACACCAATTCACAGGTTAATAAATATGTTAGTTTGGATAACTAAAACCGTTACCATGGCATAATATTGGTAGTTAGTAACAGCTATATAATTTGTAAGTCTATATTCATTACTCAATACATGCCACATTAGGTTTCCTTGAACTTGATACCTACTGTACGGTGTACCTATACTAAAATAATCCCACAGCACAAAGGATAGCATATagcaaaatttgtaaaaaaatccaATATTCAGAATAATTTAGGTTGGGTTAGTTTTGACAATAATATTAAACAGAATTcagcaaaatgtgcaattacaatttttattgtcacGATTAGGGTATTTCCGAACTTCGTATAAACAGTGAATGGACATAATTTCTAATGAACTAATGAACCAATTTATGAAGTTATGTCTTAAAAGTTTGACTAATTCATACGTTAAAAGAATAATGTTTGGGGACTTACAATCAACTTGCCTCCAACTTAAATAGTCGCGCATATTTTTATCAGATGGATACAGAATCACACGACTGTCAAAGGCAGGAGGATAAAGCAGCTCCTGGTCTGGAAAAAAATCTTTCCAATGGAACACATATGCAGAAGAGAATTGTGAAACAACAACTGAAGATAATTTGCTGTAAATAACAATGTTGtaaataaagtattttatGTTAACTCCCATATATTTGGGTTTTGCAAACTATAATGGAAATCAGTTAACTTCCTCTTTAATGTGGATAATTTGCAATGGTTCCCTTGGTGTTGCACACACACGAAATTGCACCCATGTAAAATTTAAGTCATGTATACTCACTTGATAAACCATAATAATTCATAATCAGACTTATAAGATAATATTTATGACTAAACCAGTAAAAAAGAGTTACCTCACTGACAACAAATTATGCCCATGGGTGCAATACCGCGGTTATCATCACCTTCAATGTTGAGTTAATAACTTTGAACTCCAGTCTCCAGATATATACAAAATAGCATATATACCTTAACTACCTTGCCCGACGATTGTAAGTTGCAGTAGACTTTTTAAACACAAATGAGTATTCATCACTTTGACCATATGAGACGACAATGTCATGGCACATGTTCATGACACTTTCTGCCGATTTTGTCATCAAGTTCAAAGCACGGTCATCATTGGGCTTCTtaaatttatgaagttttgaaaatttgtgaaagtttttacCATCAATTCTGACAATAGGCCAACAGTTTAATAGGCACGGATcagaaatttcaaatttcttgaCATACTCATAGTGGCTGTTTGCCATGTTTCGATAAAGTCTGTGTAGTGCTTGATCCAATTTGAGTATTTTTAAAGTAACACAACAATGAAAACTAAACATAACCAGATCTCTTCTGAAAGTAGAcaaatgtaatatttttaactaaTGTCAAAACTTTCagatttttataaactttacTTTACATGTTGCGATGTATGAGTGCATGCAAAAAACTAGCAAGTGAAGTCTTATAAGCGAATTAAAAGAAGGAACCAAGGTAACACTTCCATGCCCAACAACAATGGTTTAACCACTAAAAACTAGTATAAATGTGAGAATTACTGTAATGCAAACACCTGATCAATAACAAACAGAAATGTGCCAAATTGAAAGAGACTGGGGTACATGATAATGTAAATTCCTGACTTTGAAATTTGTACGAATCCAAATTTGCAAATTAcgctttaaaactttattaacaTATCTGACGAGCAAATGAATCATAATTAAACTTTGTCATATTGTTGATGAATAACAGAAATCAATTTGTTGTTTGCTCATAGTATacaaaaaatctttgcaaCTATTTTGCTGTCTACTGTCCATTTCCTTGATCATTACCTGAGCAATTAATCATAAAATGATAAACTTGATTGTTTTGGGTATTGTTCCATTACTGTTCAAAGCAAAACAAGGATTTGGCATGCATCTGCCCACAAGATGTATCATCTTATgaatcacaaaatttttcaacattgGCAGGTTACAAGTACAAATTTTATActtattttatacttttgtacTTATTCAAATTTGTGCTCGATTTGGCACATCCCTACTAACTACTACATGTACATACATACATGTACTGTATGTGTTCACCGTTAAAAACACACAGAAACAGAAGTAGGTGAATGCATAAACCAGACACAATGCAATAACAACTGAGTgcgaaaaaactttttaagctaccaagaaattttttgcattattttacaACTAGCAATGGTCAAAGAAGTCCAACATTTTGTGGCACATGCGAATGCAATGAATATGAAAAATATGatctcaaataaaaataaatacagcTACTATAATTGAACTAACGGCAGATATTGACAGCTGTCATGTACCATGTACAGGTCAAGTGATGGCAGTGAATggatataaaaaattatttagtaTATAGAAAAACTATCACCAAGGCTCTACAAGTCTATAACGGCCTCTATTTCAGTTTTAACATATCCACCAGTTGCACAGTCACATAAAATTGGTATCTTTCTAACCTGACGCACCAACAGTACAAAAGTGGTTTACACAAGATCTTTAGACATGTAAGGACCATCGAGTTCATAACCAAGTTTGCGATAATAGTTTCTGGTACCTACACCAGAGAtcactgtaatttttttgGAGCCGTGTTCTTCCCTTGCGATACGCTCGGCTTCTTCCATAAGCAGGGTTCCAAACCCTTGATGTTGGAATTTTCCTGGATCACGGGAACTAATAGGAACAACACTACCATAAACATGAAGTTCTCGGACGATTGATACACCCATGTTTTTCAATTCAGGCCTAAAAGCTTCTTGTGAA comes from the Clavelina lepadiformis chromosome 5, kaClaLepa1.1, whole genome shotgun sequence genome and includes:
- the LOC143459138 gene encoding putative tRNA(His) guanylyltransferase isoform X2, with translation MTKSAESVMNMCHDIVVSYGQSDEYSFVFKKSTATYNRRASKLSSVVVSQFSSAYVFHWKDFFPDQELLYPPAFDSRVILYPSDKNMRDYLSWRQVDCHINNLYNTCFWSLVHSGMTPFTAQDELKGTLASDKNEILFSKFGINYNNLPQLYRKGTVLIREKADVNSSGNDDEEPISEAMDADLNDSKKRKLCKPITALNTDIIGDEFWKKHPHVLSS
- the LOC143459138 gene encoding putative tRNA(His) guanylyltransferase isoform X1: MFSFHCCVTLKILKLDQALHRLYRNMANSHYEYVKKFEISDPCLLNCWPIVRIDGKNFHKFSKLHKFKKPNDDRALNLMTKSAESVMNMCHDIVVSYGQSDEYSFVFKKSTATYNRRASKLSSVVVSQFSSAYVFHWKDFFPDQELLYPPAFDSRVILYPSDKNMRDYLSWRQVDCHINNLYNTCFWSLVHSGMTPFTAQDELKGTLASDKNEILFSKFGINYNNLPQLYRKGTVLIREKADVNSSGNDDEEPISEAMDADLNDSKKRKLCKPITALNTDIIGDEFWKKHPHVLSS